A genomic region of Paenibacillus sp. PL2-23 contains the following coding sequences:
- a CDS encoding VOC family protein — translation MNVGHVGLNVSNLERSHAFYSDLFALETIRKSEEEGRRYAFLGHNGRVTLTLWEQSSTAYSKSHAGLHHLAFEADTIEIVKSMEHKLAQMGVQMIYQGITAHEEGADSGGLFFLDPDGIRLEIYSPSDMKTNQHSHTEGPACGFF, via the coding sequence ATGAATGTTGGCCATGTTGGATTAAATGTAAGCAATCTTGAAAGGTCTCACGCTTTTTATTCAGACCTATTTGCGCTAGAAACGATTCGTAAATCCGAGGAGGAGGGAAGGCGGTATGCCTTTTTGGGCCACAACGGAAGGGTAACGCTCACTTTATGGGAGCAAAGCAGCACGGCTTATTCGAAAAGTCATGCTGGGCTTCATCATTTAGCTTTCGAAGCGGATACCATAGAGATTGTTAAAAGCATGGAGCATAAGCTGGCGCAAATGGGGGTCCAGATGATCTATCAAGGAATAACTGCGCATGAAGAGGGCGCAGATTCCGGTGGTCTATTTTTTCTGGATCCGGATGGCATTCGTTTGGAAATTTATTCGCCTTCAGATATGAAAACAAACCAACATAGCCATACAGAGGGTCCGGCCTGCGGGTTCTTTTAA
- a CDS encoding pyridoxamine 5'-phosphate oxidase family protein, whose product MDYHGGELKVQERAGLLKEASALKKSVRDHLPEVAARFIEQQVMLIIGLRDAKGLVWATVIYGSPGFVKALDPTTLSISSLPLTSDPAFDGIRAGQAIGMLAIDFSSKRRMRVNGKITFVHEGGFQVQTSEVYANCPKYIQSRSFSEFRPLTKNKPILSTQLNQEQMNQISQSNTFFIATCSSETGADASHRGGLAGFVQVVDQRTLLVQDYRGNAMFNTLGNIEANPQTGLLFLDFEAGDMLQMNGEAAIQWTGLERALCIRISQIRSVAMGFPLRWEADGHT is encoded by the coding sequence ATGGACTATCATGGAGGAGAATTGAAGGTTCAAGAACGGGCGGGCTTGCTTAAAGAGGCTTCAGCATTAAAAAAGAGTGTGCGGGACCACCTTCCAGAAGTCGCGGCGCGGTTCATTGAGCAGCAGGTGATGCTAATCATTGGTCTAAGGGATGCAAAGGGCCTTGTATGGGCAACGGTCATTTATGGTAGTCCGGGGTTTGTTAAGGCTCTGGATCCAACTACGTTATCTATTTCATCGCTGCCTTTGACGTCTGATCCTGCCTTTGATGGCATTCGGGCAGGCCAAGCAATTGGTATGCTGGCTATTGATTTTTCCTCGAAGAGACGGATGCGTGTGAATGGCAAGATTACGTTCGTTCACGAGGGCGGGTTTCAGGTCCAAACAAGCGAGGTTTACGCCAACTGTCCCAAATATATACAATCGCGCTCATTTTCTGAATTCAGACCTTTGACCAAAAATAAGCCTATCCTATCGACCCAGCTGAACCAAGAGCAGATGAATCAGATCAGTCAATCCAATACGTTTTTTATTGCGACTTGCAGCTCAGAGACCGGTGCGGACGCCAGTCATCGAGGAGGTTTAGCAGGATTTGTTCAAGTCGTAGATCAGCGTACATTGCTGGTTCAGGATTATAGGGGTAATGCAATGTTCAATACGCTGGGGAATATAGAAGCTAACCCTCAAACGGGGCTGCTGTTTCTTGATTTTGAGGCGGGTGACATGCTGCAGATGAATGGAGAGGCAGCTATACAGTGGACGGGGCTGGAGCGGGCTCTTTGTATTAGAATCAGTCAAATAAGAAGCGTGGCCATGGGCTTCCCACTGAGATGGGAAGCCGATGGCCACACTTAA
- a CDS encoding polysaccharide lyase family 8 super-sandwich domain-containing protein → MKKKMTKKGGWIMLIMLLALSSIGGWPVGKAYASDEFDSMRENWRVLLTGGEGLDNTDPDIAAAVAKLTTDAQGYWSSMNTSSNRTSLWSNIASTGNSVHIRQTYERLRVMALAYSTEGSGLNGNTVLETDIVQALDYMYATRYHENVTTTPSGTSNWWDWQIGIPLQLNDIVVLMYDSLSPAQIANYAASVEKFTPAVTLTGANRSWKALIVGIRGVLVKDPAKLVATRDGLSQIFDYVTSGDGFYADGSFIQHTRFPYTGGYGLPLIKTMSELLNLLQGTTWQVTDPDLANVWRWVYDAYQPLIYKGAIMDNVRGREISREYSQDHDAGHSAIQSILQLAKVAPPQQAVDFKRMAKAWVAQDTYQSFYESATIPLVSYAKSIAADVSVMPADELLLYKQYSGMDRAVQLRPGYGSGLAMYSSRISTYEAINSENARGWYTSAGVTNLYNGDLGQYSDGYWPTVNSYRLPGTTVLSATGIGNHRSVNHWTGGTEMSGLYGISGMDLTYSGRTLNARKSWFMFDDEIVALGSGITSTDGIAVETIVENRKLSAAGSETLTVNGTAQSSTLGWSDTLTGVQWAHLAGSPPGSDIGYYFPQTADINALREARTGKWSQINTRPGTPSHSITNNYMTMWFNHGANPSAASYEYVLLPNKTSAQVASYAAAPSIEVLANTAEVQAVRDNILGIVGANFWTDGAHEVDFIKSNKKASVMTKESGNGELLELSVSDPTQANTGTIELELDRSAVSYVADPGVTVSQTSPTIKLTVNVNAARGKMFKASFVLGETSTTPNPEPVIVDNLDAGVTMVGTWLVSSARSDRYGANYIHDNKEDKGAKSVTFTTALPLTGTYRVSMMWSEYANRDANIPVDIVHNGGTDTVYINQKDDGGQWNILGTYSFSASGGSVTIRTDGTTGYVLADAVKFEYVP, encoded by the coding sequence ATGAAGAAGAAGATGACGAAGAAGGGCGGTTGGATTATGTTGATCATGCTATTGGCACTCTCGTCGATAGGAGGTTGGCCAGTGGGAAAGGCCTATGCGAGCGACGAGTTCGACTCCATGAGGGAAAATTGGCGAGTACTGCTTACCGGAGGGGAAGGATTAGACAATACGGATCCCGACATTGCGGCGGCTGTGGCGAAGCTCACCACGGATGCGCAGGGTTATTGGTCGTCCATGAATACGTCATCGAATCGTACGTCCCTTTGGAGCAATATAGCGAGTACGGGAAACTCTGTGCATATTAGGCAGACCTACGAACGCTTGCGGGTTATGGCGCTGGCCTATTCCACAGAGGGCTCGGGGCTGAACGGAAATACCGTTCTGGAGACGGATATCGTCCAGGCGCTGGACTATATGTACGCGACCCGTTATCACGAGAACGTGACGACGACGCCGAGCGGCACGAGCAACTGGTGGGATTGGCAGATCGGCATACCGCTGCAGCTTAATGATATCGTCGTGCTTATGTACGATTCGCTTAGTCCGGCGCAGATCGCAAACTATGCGGCATCCGTGGAAAAATTTACGCCAGCTGTGACGCTGACGGGAGCCAATCGTTCGTGGAAAGCGCTTATAGTGGGCATTAGAGGCGTCCTTGTCAAAGATCCGGCCAAACTTGTCGCGACACGGGACGGCTTGTCTCAAATCTTCGATTACGTGACGAGCGGCGACGGTTTTTATGCGGACGGCTCGTTCATCCAGCATACAAGATTTCCTTACACCGGCGGTTACGGACTTCCACTCATCAAAACAATGAGCGAGCTGCTGAACCTGCTGCAGGGCACGACATGGCAAGTGACGGACCCGGATCTCGCTAACGTCTGGCGCTGGGTATACGATGCCTATCAGCCATTGATATACAAAGGCGCGATAATGGATAACGTAAGAGGCAGGGAAATATCAAGAGAATATTCACAGGACCACGATGCCGGCCATTCCGCGATTCAAAGCATCCTTCAGCTTGCCAAAGTTGCTCCCCCTCAGCAAGCGGTCGATTTCAAAAGGATGGCCAAGGCTTGGGTTGCGCAGGATACCTACCAAAGCTTCTATGAATCGGCGACGATCCCCTTGGTAAGCTACGCTAAATCGATTGCGGCCGACGTATCGGTGATGCCGGCTGACGAGCTTCTTCTGTACAAACAATATTCCGGCATGGATCGCGCCGTCCAGCTGCGTCCGGGCTATGGCTCCGGTCTCGCCATGTATTCCAGCCGGATTTCTACTTACGAAGCGATCAACAGCGAGAATGCTAGAGGATGGTACACGTCCGCTGGGGTAACGAACCTATATAACGGAGATCTTGGACAATACAGCGACGGGTACTGGCCTACGGTCAATAGCTATCGTCTACCGGGAACGACCGTATTGTCCGCAACGGGTATCGGTAATCACCGAAGCGTGAACCATTGGACTGGCGGCACGGAAATGTCTGGGCTTTACGGCATATCCGGCATGGATTTGACTTATAGCGGCCGTACGCTGAACGCGCGCAAATCTTGGTTTATGTTCGATGATGAGATCGTCGCGCTAGGCTCGGGTATCACTAGCACGGACGGCATTGCCGTCGAGACGATCGTGGAGAACCGCAAGCTGAGCGCTGCGGGCAGCGAGACGTTAACCGTTAACGGAACCGCCCAGTCCAGTACCCTCGGCTGGAGCGACACGCTGACGGGCGTGCAGTGGGCGCATCTGGCTGGCAGCCCCCCCGGCTCCGACATCGGGTATTACTTTCCTCAGACCGCGGACATAAACGCCCTCAGGGAGGCGCGTACGGGCAAGTGGAGCCAGATCAATACGCGTCCGGGTACGCCTAGCCACTCGATTACGAACAACTACATGACCATGTGGTTCAACCATGGCGCCAATCCTTCAGCAGCGTCATATGAATACGTGTTGTTGCCGAACAAGACGAGCGCTCAGGTTGCCTCTTACGCTGCTGCCCCGTCAATAGAAGTGCTGGCCAATACAGCGGAGGTGCAGGCGGTGCGCGACAACATACTGGGTATTGTCGGCGCGAACTTCTGGACCGACGGCGCGCATGAAGTCGACTTCATCAAATCCAACAAGAAGGCATCCGTCATGACCAAGGAATCGGGCAATGGCGAATTGCTCGAATTGTCCGTCAGCGATCCGACGCAGGCGAATACGGGCACGATCGAGTTGGAGCTGGATCGCTCGGCGGTGTCGTATGTGGCCGATCCAGGCGTGACGGTTAGTCAGACAAGTCCTACCATTAAGCTGACGGTCAACGTAAATGCGGCCAGAGGCAAGATGTTTAAAGCATCGTTTGTGCTTGGAGAGACATCAACCACCCCAAATCCGGAACCGGTCATCGTAGATAACTTGGATGCAGGTGTAACGATGGTCGGCACTTGGTTAGTCTCCTCGGCACGAAGCGATCGTTATGGAGCGAACTATATCCATGACAACAAAGAGGACAAAGGCGCGAAGTCCGTGACGTTTACGACGGCTTTGCCGCTAACGGGTACGTACAGGGTATCCATGATGTGGTCTGAGTACGCCAATCGCGACGCGAATATTCCGGTGGATATTGTGCACAACGGCGGAACGGACACCGTCTATATTAATCAGAAGGACGATGGCGGGCAGTGGAACATACTTGGGACTTACAGCTTCTCGGCTAGCGGCGGCAGCGTGACGATCCGCACAGACGGCACAACGGGATACGTCTTGGCCGATGCCGTCAAGTTCGAATACGTGCCGTAA
- the gdhA gene encoding NADP-specific glutamate dehydrogenase — MSLVQFVEQTLGTDNAHRYINQLLETVQERNPSEVEFHQAVREVLISLIPVLSQKPKYMEHAVLDRLVEPDRLISFRVPWTDDTGKIRVNRGYRVQFSNAIGPYKGGLRFHPSVNASIIKFLGFEQIFKNALTGQSIGGGKGGADFDPRGKSDLEIMRFCQSFMTELSKHIGPDTDVPAGDIGVGAREIGYMFGQYKKLVGAYEAGVLTGKGIGYGGSLGRKEATGYGAVYFVEEMLKSAGLGFNGSTVVVSGSGNVSIYAMEKAMQLGAKVVACSDSSGYIYHQAGINLDTIKRLKEVEYRRCQDYVLEHPDAVYVEGCSGIWTIACDIALPCATQNEINKLSAELLVRNGVKAVGEGANMPSTLEAIDVFLDNNVLFAPAKAANAGGVSVSALEMAQNSARLAWTMEEVDLKLQQIMHNIYSESLKASQDYGVPGNLVVGANIAGFVKVADAMIAQGV; from the coding sequence ATGAGTCTCGTGCAATTCGTCGAACAAACATTAGGTACGGATAACGCCCATCGTTACATTAATCAATTGCTTGAAACCGTTCAAGAACGGAATCCCAGCGAGGTTGAATTTCATCAAGCGGTGAGAGAGGTGCTGATCTCCCTCATTCCTGTCCTCTCGCAAAAGCCCAAATATATGGAGCATGCCGTATTAGACCGGCTGGTCGAGCCCGACCGGTTAATTTCGTTCCGCGTGCCTTGGACGGATGACACCGGCAAGATAAGAGTAAATCGGGGATATCGTGTGCAATTCAGCAATGCGATCGGCCCTTACAAGGGCGGTCTGCGGTTCCATCCTTCCGTTAACGCAAGCATCATTAAGTTTCTGGGGTTCGAGCAAATATTCAAAAATGCATTGACTGGCCAGTCGATCGGCGGCGGCAAGGGCGGGGCGGACTTCGATCCAAGGGGCAAATCAGACCTGGAAATTATGCGATTCTGCCAAAGCTTCATGACCGAGCTTAGCAAGCATATCGGTCCCGACACCGACGTGCCGGCTGGCGACATCGGCGTCGGCGCCAGAGAAATCGGCTATATGTTCGGGCAATACAAGAAGCTGGTCGGCGCATACGAGGCAGGTGTTCTGACCGGCAAAGGAATCGGCTACGGCGGCAGTCTTGGCCGGAAGGAAGCGACAGGCTACGGAGCTGTCTACTTCGTGGAAGAAATGCTCAAGAGCGCAGGGCTTGGCTTCAATGGAAGCACAGTCGTTGTGTCGGGGTCGGGCAACGTATCCATCTACGCCATGGAGAAAGCGATGCAGCTTGGGGCAAAGGTCGTTGCCTGCAGCGACTCCAGCGGATATATCTATCATCAAGCCGGCATTAACCTGGATACGATCAAACGGCTCAAAGAGGTCGAATACCGGAGATGCCAGGACTATGTCCTGGAGCATCCCGATGCTGTCTACGTTGAAGGCTGCTCGGGCATTTGGACGATTGCCTGCGATATTGCGCTTCCGTGCGCGACGCAGAACGAAATCAACAAGCTCTCTGCCGAGCTGCTTGTCCGCAACGGAGTCAAGGCCGTCGGTGAAGGCGCCAACATGCCTTCCACCTTGGAAGCGATCGACGTGTTCCTCGACAACAACGTCCTGTTTGCCCCAGCCAAAGCGGCGAACGCGGGCGGCGTATCCGTCTCCGCTCTCGAGATGGCGCAGAACAGCGCTAGACTGGCCTGGACAATGGAAGAGGTCGATCTCAAGCTGCAGCAGATTATGCACAACATCTACAGCGAAAGCTTGAAGGCCTCCCAGGATTACGGCGTTCCAGGCAACCTGGTGGTCGGCGCGAACATCGCCGGCTTCGTTAAAGTCGCCGACGCCATGATTGCTCAGGGCGTCTAA
- a CDS encoding LysR family transcriptional regulator yields the protein MDIRGMRYFLEVAKREHVTEAAHALHVAQSSVSRQLAQLESELGVDLFIRKGRRVKLTPIGHILLRRVEQMMHLLNETEREMKEYLDPEKGVVRIAFPISLAAHVLPKAIYAFRKRYPEAKFQMRQALYGDLIEGVIQGEFNLAMIAPLPPEDTQLQQKLLFTERIVALLPLQHPLADRPHIGLSEMKDESFVTLPEGTIFRKIVLNACHELGFTPHIAFEGDDIDALKGLVSAGLGIALMPEVTLVDNFPQSTVKIPIRNPEVTRSIGIICPAQRKLLPTEELFYNFLSEFYSQDL from the coding sequence GTGGACATTAGAGGGATGCGTTATTTTTTAGAAGTGGCCAAGCGGGAGCATGTAACGGAAGCGGCTCATGCGCTGCATGTCGCACAGTCCTCTGTCAGCAGGCAGCTGGCCCAGTTGGAAAGCGAGCTGGGAGTTGATCTGTTCATACGTAAAGGCAGGAGAGTGAAGCTGACACCCATTGGCCATATCCTGCTGCGGCGAGTGGAGCAGATGATGCATTTGCTTAACGAGACGGAGAGAGAGATGAAGGAATACCTGGATCCGGAAAAAGGAGTCGTTCGTATCGCTTTCCCGATCAGTCTGGCGGCGCATGTGCTGCCGAAGGCGATTTATGCCTTTCGTAAACGGTACCCGGAAGCTAAATTTCAGATGAGACAAGCCCTCTATGGCGATCTTATTGAAGGCGTTATTCAAGGCGAATTTAATCTGGCCATGATTGCTCCGCTGCCGCCAGAGGATACCCAGCTCCAGCAGAAGCTGCTGTTCACGGAGCGCATCGTTGCGCTGCTGCCTTTGCAGCATCCGCTTGCGGATCGGCCTCATATTGGATTGTCGGAGATGAAGGACGAATCGTTTGTTACGCTGCCCGAAGGGACGATCTTCCGAAAGATCGTATTAAATGCGTGCCATGAACTGGGGTTTACTCCGCATATCGCCTTCGAAGGGGACGATATAGACGCGTTGAAGGGACTCGTGTCGGCAGGCCTGGGCATTGCGCTAATGCCCGAGGTCACCTTGGTGGATAACTTCCCGCAGTCGACTGTCAAAATACCAATAAGGAATCCCGAGGTGACCCGAAGCATCGGAATCATATGCCCGGCCCAGCGCAAATTGCTGCCGACAGAGGAGCTGTTTTATAACTTTCTTTCGGAGTTTTATTCGCAGGATTTGTGA
- a CDS encoding SRPBCC family protein, whose product MEQWRVNPVVKTQMLIRKPVDTVFEAFIDPDVTTKFWFTKSSGRLQAGTTVRWDWEMYGVSDILKVKEMEENNRFRIEWSDRTETEWIFIPIEESGTLVTITSFGFTGNNEEIISRAIDDMGGYTMVLCGLKAWLEHGIELNLVADKAPDDNVAR is encoded by the coding sequence ATGGAACAGTGGCGTGTAAATCCAGTTGTTAAAACGCAAATGCTTATCAGAAAACCAGTTGATACGGTTTTTGAGGCTTTTATCGATCCGGACGTGACTACAAAATTTTGGTTCACCAAAAGCAGCGGAAGATTACAAGCAGGAACCACCGTCAGATGGGACTGGGAGATGTATGGTGTTTCAGATATTTTGAAAGTAAAGGAAATGGAAGAAAATAATAGATTCCGAATAGAATGGTCGGATCGCACCGAAACGGAATGGATATTTATCCCTATAGAGGAAAGCGGAACTCTCGTTACCATTACAAGCTTCGGTTTTACAGGAAATAATGAAGAGATCATAAGCCGAGCCATTGATGATATGGGCGGCTATACGATGGTGCTTTGCGGACTTAAGGCATGGCTTGAGCATGGCATCGAATTAAATCTTGTGGCTGACAAGGCACCTGACGACAATGTGGCTCGTTAG
- a CDS encoding YafY family protein, producing MKLQRMLGIIMLLLSRKRVGAQELAKRFEVSLRTIYRDMESINAAGVPIASFAGIEGGYEIMHEYRIERQLVTLDDLTSIVTALKGMQSTLQDEHLDQLLAKMNALIARQEQQRLERTGEQILIGLSPWTRVAADRDKLVELRLAARNRQVVWLDYTNPQGDTVERAVEPIGLAWKGSAWYLYAYCRLRNSYRIFKLSRIRKLCVDMEVFPERKERLEDLDADWGRWNAGSYMTIVLRFHPSVKVRVEEFFDSEEIKLEEDGWLLVRSEFPEDEWLYSMLLSYGANVRVLEPLSLADKISSQARRIVEMYL from the coding sequence TTGAAGCTCCAACGAATGCTTGGCATCATCATGCTTTTGCTCAGCCGGAAGAGAGTGGGAGCTCAGGAGCTGGCTAAGCGGTTTGAGGTGTCGCTGCGGACCATATATAGGGATATGGAGTCGATAAACGCTGCGGGTGTACCTATTGCGTCATTTGCCGGAATAGAAGGCGGCTATGAGATTATGCACGAATACCGTATAGAAAGACAGCTTGTCACTCTTGATGACCTCACGTCAATCGTAACGGCTCTTAAGGGCATGCAGTCGACCTTGCAGGATGAGCACTTAGATCAGCTGCTTGCAAAGATGAACGCATTGATTGCCAGGCAGGAACAGCAACGTCTTGAACGAACAGGTGAGCAAATATTAATAGGCTTGAGTCCGTGGACAAGAGTGGCGGCGGACAGGGATAAGCTGGTCGAGCTGCGGCTGGCTGCCAGAAATAGACAAGTCGTATGGTTGGACTATACGAATCCCCAAGGGGACACCGTAGAGAGGGCGGTTGAGCCGATTGGGCTTGCATGGAAAGGAAGCGCATGGTATTTGTACGCCTACTGTCGGCTTAGGAATAGCTATCGGATTTTCAAGCTGTCCCGTATTCGGAAGCTCTGTGTCGACATGGAGGTATTCCCGGAACGGAAGGAGAGGCTGGAGGATTTGGACGCCGACTGGGGGAGGTGGAATGCGGGCTCGTATATGACGATTGTCCTGCGTTTTCATCCAAGCGTCAAAGTGCGGGTGGAGGAGTTTTTTGACTCGGAGGAAATAAAGCTTGAGGAGGATGGATGGCTCCTGGTCAGGTCTGAGTTTCCTGAGGATGAATGGCTTTATAGCATGCTGCTGAGCTATGGTGCAAATGTTCGCGTGCTGGAGCCATTGTCTCTCGCTGACAAAATCAGCAGCCAAGCAAGACGGATTGTTGAAATGTATCTGTAA
- a CDS encoding DinB family protein, giving the protein MYTSLQQFIADYSNEAEGTQKLLDLLTDEALGQEVSPGYRTLGRLAWHIVTTVPEMLQRTGLQFDAPYAHAEAPVSATEIAATYRSAVQSMLEALRSQWTDETLQHEVNLYGDLWRNGYSLHVFLMHEVHHRGQMTILMRQAGLTLPGMYGPAKEEWTAMGMEAPVV; this is encoded by the coding sequence ATGTACACATCACTGCAACAATTTATTGCTGATTATTCGAATGAAGCGGAAGGGACGCAAAAGCTGCTGGATTTGTTGACCGACGAAGCTTTAGGTCAAGAAGTGTCTCCAGGCTATCGGACGCTCGGTAGACTGGCTTGGCATATCGTAACTACAGTTCCAGAGATGCTTCAACGCACGGGGCTGCAATTCGATGCTCCTTACGCGCATGCAGAGGCGCCAGTATCAGCAACGGAAATAGCCGCAACCTACAGGAGCGCCGTACAATCCATGCTGGAGGCGCTTCGTTCCCAATGGACGGATGAAACCTTGCAGCATGAGGTCAATTTGTATGGAGACCTTTGGAGGAATGGGTATTCCTTACATGTATTTCTCATGCACGAGGTTCACCATCGCGGTCAAATGACGATCTTGATGCGGCAAGCGGGGTTAACATTGCCTGGCATGTATGGTCCAGCGAAGGAAGAATGGACCGCAATGGGTATGGAAGCTCCTGTTGTGTAG
- a CDS encoding phytoene desaturase family protein encodes MRKKIIVVGGGLGGLSAAIRLASDGHEVTVLEKNERAGGKLNIRSGAGFQFDTGPSILTMPWVLEQLFESAGRNVHDYMKLVRIEPQWRTFFEDGTTIDVAGDLPVMLEQLRAVSSEDARQFLAYLSECQSMYEISCKSVYKRSLSGLGELRSHHKLKELLAMDPLRSMNQMSAKHFKSKHLRQLFDFFIMYIGSSPYAAPAVLSQLIYVQLGLGIYYVQGGMYQIALGMLKLLQQLGVEVLTGQEVAAVVHDGGRATGVQLADGTVLSADIVVSNLEAIPAYQTILSAHPQAQPAAARLDKFKPTVSGLVLLLGVNKVYDQLQHHNFFFSEDPEQEFQDVFVKGIPTKDPTIYIGVSSKSDPTQAPAGKENLFILTHVPPLKPGESWEGYKESYRELVLDKLERMGLEGLRQGIEFEYSFIPDDLQRLYGSNGGSIYGVVTDRKLNGGFKIPSRSSLLSNLYFVGGSTHPGGGVPMVTLSGQLTADLIQEDLSNGLSQIG; translated from the coding sequence ATGAGGAAAAAAATAATAGTGGTAGGCGGAGGCTTAGGCGGTCTCTCTGCGGCAATACGCCTTGCGTCCGACGGACATGAAGTCACCGTGCTGGAGAAAAACGAGAGGGCTGGAGGCAAGCTGAATATTCGCTCTGGTGCGGGCTTTCAGTTCGACACAGGCCCTTCGATCTTAACGATGCCTTGGGTCCTGGAGCAGCTGTTCGAAAGCGCGGGAAGGAATGTTCACGATTACATGAAGCTTGTCCGAATCGAGCCTCAGTGGAGAACTTTTTTTGAGGATGGGACAACCATCGACGTAGCGGGCGACCTGCCCGTCATGCTGGAGCAGCTTCGAGCCGTATCGTCCGAGGATGCTCGTCAATTTCTGGCCTACCTGAGCGAGTGCCAGAGCATGTACGAGATCAGCTGCAAAAGCGTCTACAAACGCAGCCTGAGCGGCCTCGGCGAGCTGCGCTCCCATCACAAGCTCAAAGAGCTGCTTGCCATGGACCCCTTGCGCTCCATGAATCAAATGTCGGCCAAGCATTTCAAGAGCAAGCATCTGCGACAGCTGTTTGACTTCTTCATCATGTATATCGGCTCTTCGCCTTATGCCGCCCCCGCTGTCCTGTCCCAGCTGATCTATGTACAGCTTGGCCTCGGCATCTATTATGTCCAAGGGGGCATGTACCAGATTGCTCTCGGCATGCTGAAGCTGCTGCAGCAATTAGGCGTCGAGGTGTTGACGGGTCAAGAGGTCGCCGCGGTTGTTCATGACGGCGGCAGGGCGACGGGTGTCCAGCTTGCTGACGGCACTGTGCTGAGCGCCGATATCGTCGTATCCAATCTGGAGGCGATCCCCGCCTACCAAACGATTCTGAGCGCTCACCCGCAGGCTCAGCCAGCGGCTGCCCGTCTGGACAAATTTAAGCCAACCGTCTCTGGTTTAGTGCTGCTTCTGGGCGTTAACAAGGTGTACGATCAGCTGCAGCATCACAATTTCTTTTTCTCAGAGGATCCCGAACAGGAATTTCAAGATGTATTCGTCAAGGGCATACCGACCAAGGATCCAACCATATATATCGGAGTATCCAGCAAGTCAGATCCAACGCAAGCGCCAGCCGGCAAGGAAAACCTGTTCATCCTAACCCACGTGCCTCCGCTCAAGCCTGGAGAAAGCTGGGAAGGCTACAAGGAGTCATACCGCGAGCTTGTGCTGGACAAGCTGGAGCGAATGGGGCTTGAAGGACTGCGACAAGGTATTGAATTTGAATATTCGTTTATTCCGGATGATCTGCAGCGACTGTACGGCTCCAACGGCGGTTCCATCTACGGCGTCGTGACCGACCGCAAGCTGAACGGCGGCTTCAAAATTCCAAGCCGAAGCTCGCTGCTGAGCAACCTTTATTTTGTAGGAGGCTCCACGCATCCAGGCGGCGGCGTGCCCATGGTGACGCTCTCCGGCCAACTGACTGCGGATTTGATTCAGGAGGATTTGAGCAACGGCCTTTCACAAATTGGTTAG